A genomic window from Candidatus Methylacidiphilum fumarolicum includes:
- a CDS encoding zinc ribbon domain-containing protein — MQKSEQARIACFTGDERGTSSRCPECGHRHKPNGRNWRCPKCGFQGHRDEQPAAGKQ, encoded by the coding sequence ATGCAGAAGTCGGAGCAAGCCCGCATCGCGTGCTTCACCGGGGACGAGCGCGGCACCTCCAGCCGGTGTCCGGAATGCGGCCATCGCCACAAGCCCAATGGACGGAACTGGCGATGCCCGAAATGTGGCTTTCAGGGCCACCGGGATGAACAACCGGCGGCTGGGAAGCAGTAG
- a CDS encoding 5'-3' exonuclease: protein MRFLLVDGYYYAFRSFYAMPPLSTKSGEPTNAIYGLTIVIRRMLADLQPDFGAVAFDGGLPADRIALRSDYKANRPEIPNALKVQIPWLKELLQALGLTPIEVEGQEADDVIATYTKKAIEKSIDVVLATNDKDLLSLIGPHVRVYTVEKKKFKLITEKDIEEKWLVHPWQLPDLLALTGDSVDNIPGVPGIGKKTAAKWISRYGSLSALLSASDIPDKRFAQLIEENKELILTNYKMLELKNDIPLPLPIEELRIKPNYAEQERLFKRFEFKKLAEALKEHPEKKSSENTDILFG from the coding sequence ATGCGTTTTCTTTTGGTCGATGGGTATTACTATGCGTTTCGCTCCTTTTATGCTATGCCTCCTCTTTCTACAAAATCGGGGGAGCCGACGAATGCGATTTACGGACTGACTATTGTTATTCGAAGGATGCTTGCGGATCTCCAACCCGACTTTGGCGCTGTAGCATTTGATGGTGGATTACCTGCTGATCGAATAGCCTTAAGGTCAGATTATAAGGCGAATAGACCTGAAATTCCTAACGCTTTAAAAGTCCAAATTCCCTGGCTTAAAGAACTTTTACAAGCCCTTGGCCTTACACCAATAGAGGTTGAAGGACAAGAAGCAGACGATGTCATTGCTACCTATACGAAAAAGGCGATTGAAAAAAGTATTGATGTGGTTTTGGCGACCAATGATAAGGATCTATTGAGTCTGATCGGACCGCATGTAAGGGTATATACTGTAGAAAAGAAAAAGTTTAAGCTTATTACAGAAAAAGACATTGAAGAAAAATGGTTAGTCCATCCATGGCAGCTACCTGATCTCCTTGCCTTAACTGGAGACAGCGTCGACAATATCCCTGGTGTTCCTGGCATTGGTAAAAAAACAGCAGCAAAATGGATTAGTCGATATGGTTCTCTCTCTGCTTTACTTAGTGCCAGTGATATTCCAGACAAACGGTTTGCGCAACTTATTGAAGAGAATAAAGAACTAATTTTGACCAATTATAAGATGCTTGAGTTAAAAAATGATATTCCCTTGCCTCTACCGATTGAAGAGCTTCGGATAAAGCCTAACTATGCAGAACAGGAGAGGCTTTTCAAACGTTTTGAATTTAAAAAGTTAGCGGAAGCCCTAAAAGAACATCCAGAAAAAAAATCTTCAGAAAATACTGACATATTATTTGGATAA
- a CDS encoding quinol:electron acceptor oxidoreductase subunit ActD has protein sequence MNGNPPREFPLVGLQERTIGGMTLERPPLLPSHATLASISEVVYSILSTPMGNWWRWAISICASLAILAFLSIVYVISTGIGVWGNQSPVVWAWPIVDFVFWIGIGHAGTLISAILLLSRQKWRNSVNRAAEASAIFAVASGAIFPAIHIGRQWMGWYLFPVPWSAGIWQNLRAALMWDVFAVLTYLTVSLLYWYLGMIPDFATLREKETKPFKKKLWAILSLGWLGSASQWTHYELGYLCLAGILTPLVLSVHSFVSCDFASTILPGWHATIFPPYFGVGAIFGGFAMILVLLIPSRALIPKLKELILPEHINQMGKWLLATGSMVGYVYLIELFTAWYSANPYERYAFLNRIKGPYFWAFWSMLFCNSVAPQFLWIKKIRFNPLSLFVIALLANVGMWLERFVIIIISLHRDFLPSSWRIFVPTAIDVLLYVGSIGLFLTLFLLFLRFLPSVAMFEVKALVHPFVHKKDSHFFSMEESFKSPFQGEVEKQKDLVLSASSGEKGKDLKENKDLYALGAEFSTPELLCKAAKKLKLLGFSHFELYSPYPFHELSEAGPIQKSWVSRIVLMGGTVGFLLALLLVSTISLPKPDFLKHLLSSSLLNLFYPLVVQGKPYFSLPTFVPIFFELTALFASFGAFFGILFCGRLFKFYHPLFSWKRYNERGMDNGFFLVIKKTDPLFSSNLSTILFRLGAIGVDEILE, from the coding sequence ATGAATGGAAATCCTCCGCGTGAGTTTCCATTGGTTGGCTTGCAGGAGAGAACAATCGGAGGAATGACTTTAGAAAGGCCTCCTTTACTTCCCTCTCATGCCACTCTTGCCTCTATTAGCGAGGTGGTCTATTCGATCCTCTCCACTCCCATGGGAAATTGGTGGAGATGGGCCATTAGTATTTGTGCTTCATTAGCTATTCTTGCTTTTTTGTCGATTGTCTATGTCATCTCCACAGGTATAGGAGTGTGGGGTAATCAATCCCCTGTCGTATGGGCTTGGCCTATTGTTGATTTCGTTTTCTGGATAGGTATAGGCCATGCCGGCACACTGATTTCAGCCATTTTGCTTTTATCCCGTCAAAAATGGAGAAACTCGGTGAACAGAGCAGCAGAAGCTTCGGCTATTTTTGCCGTTGCTAGTGGTGCCATTTTCCCAGCCATTCACATTGGAAGGCAATGGATGGGATGGTATCTCTTTCCAGTGCCTTGGTCTGCTGGCATCTGGCAAAACTTGAGAGCCGCTCTCATGTGGGATGTATTTGCTGTGCTTACCTATTTAACGGTCTCCCTGCTTTATTGGTATCTGGGAATGATTCCTGATTTTGCGACTCTACGAGAAAAAGAAACAAAACCTTTCAAAAAGAAACTTTGGGCTATTCTTTCCTTAGGCTGGCTTGGGTCTGCTAGCCAATGGACCCATTATGAACTAGGGTATCTTTGCCTGGCAGGTATTCTCACTCCTCTGGTCCTTTCAGTCCACTCGTTTGTATCTTGTGACTTTGCTTCGACGATATTGCCTGGATGGCATGCCACTATATTTCCTCCCTATTTCGGTGTCGGTGCCATATTTGGAGGATTTGCCATGATTCTGGTTTTACTCATTCCCAGTCGGGCCCTTATTCCAAAACTCAAGGAATTAATTTTACCTGAACATATCAATCAGATGGGGAAATGGCTTTTGGCTACCGGTTCAATGGTTGGATACGTCTATCTTATAGAACTTTTCACCGCATGGTATAGCGCCAATCCATACGAACGCTATGCTTTTTTAAATCGAATTAAAGGGCCTTATTTTTGGGCGTTTTGGTCTATGCTTTTTTGTAACAGTGTTGCCCCTCAATTTTTGTGGATAAAAAAGATCCGTTTTAACCCCCTTTCTCTCTTCGTTATAGCGCTTTTAGCTAATGTCGGCATGTGGCTTGAACGTTTTGTGATCATCATTATCTCGCTCCACAGGGACTTTTTACCTTCTTCTTGGCGGATTTTTGTTCCTACAGCCATTGACGTGCTCCTTTATGTTGGCTCCATTGGCCTCTTTTTGACTTTGTTTCTTCTTTTTCTACGCTTTCTTCCTTCCGTTGCCATGTTCGAAGTCAAAGCACTGGTACATCCTTTTGTTCACAAAAAAGACAGCCACTTTTTTTCTATGGAAGAAAGTTTCAAGTCTCCTTTCCAAGGAGAAGTTGAAAAACAAAAAGATCTTGTCCTTTCCGCTTCTAGCGGAGAGAAAGGAAAGGATTTAAAAGAAAACAAAGATCTGTACGCTTTGGGGGCAGAATTCTCTACTCCAGAGCTTCTCTGTAAAGCAGCAAAAAAATTAAAACTTTTAGGCTTTAGCCACTTTGAACTTTATAGTCCTTATCCTTTTCATGAACTCTCCGAAGCAGGCCCCATTCAAAAATCCTGGGTCTCAAGAATCGTCTTAATGGGAGGCACCGTTGGCTTTCTTTTAGCCTTGCTCCTTGTCAGTACCATCTCATTACCTAAACCCGACTTCCTGAAGCATCTGCTGAGCAGCTCCTTGCTGAATCTTTTTTATCCTTTAGTCGTTCAAGGAAAACCCTATTTTAGCCTACCCACCTTTGTTCCCATTTTCTTTGAACTAACAGCTCTCTTCGCTTCCTTTGGAGCCTTTTTTGGGATATTATTCTGTGGTCGACTCTTTAAGTTCTATCATCCTTTGTTCTCCTGGAAAAGGTACAACGAAAGAGGCATGGATAATGGCTTTTTTCTTGTAATTAAAAAAACAGACCCTCTTTTTTCTTCAAATCTCTCCACCATTCTCTTTCGACTCGGTGCCATTGGAGTAGATGAAATTCTAGAGTGA
- a CDS encoding MFS transporter: MDPEHSNKGGFFSKLKNSASYSASLQLVILFGCVSLAADVTYEGARSILGPFLGVVGATGSAIGFIAGIGELTGYVVRLVAGSLGDKTKSHWVFVFAGYFINQIAVPLLAIVKNWPQVGLLIVLERFGKGIRTPSRDVLLSHATEGVGRGFGFGIHEALDQVGAMTGPFLIALAIMHWKSYRTALGLLIIPAFLALLVLFVTHKRYQKLSAILVDCQPKEQNDKAGGKRQGLTESFWWYITGLGFLAAGYVDFPLIAYHFGQKSIFKEYEIPLLYMLAMGVDAIVALVAGRLFDKSGIGSMSWPIILGSLSSPLIFLFPIRTVAIIGIIFWGIGLGVQESAVRAAIASLVPIEIRGTAFGIFYFVFGLSWFLGSCAMGFLYDKSLAYVALSSFILQILSLPLLERSQKKIKEQKEVV, translated from the coding sequence TTGGACCCCGAACATTCAAATAAAGGAGGTTTTTTTTCGAAACTTAAGAATTCGGCGTCCTATTCGGCTTCTTTACAGCTGGTAATTCTTTTTGGCTGTGTTAGTCTAGCTGCTGATGTCACTTATGAAGGTGCAAGATCTATTTTAGGTCCTTTTCTAGGTGTTGTCGGAGCAACGGGTAGTGCGATTGGTTTCATAGCTGGCATAGGGGAACTGACTGGTTATGTAGTTCGACTTGTAGCGGGAAGCTTGGGGGATAAAACAAAAAGTCACTGGGTTTTTGTATTCGCAGGGTATTTTATAAATCAAATTGCAGTGCCTTTATTAGCTATTGTAAAAAATTGGCCTCAAGTAGGCCTTCTGATCGTTCTGGAAAGGTTTGGCAAAGGCATACGAACTCCTTCTCGCGATGTATTATTGTCCCATGCTACAGAAGGGGTCGGTAGAGGATTTGGTTTTGGCATTCATGAAGCCTTAGACCAAGTAGGAGCGATGACTGGCCCTTTTTTGATTGCCTTAGCCATTATGCATTGGAAAAGTTACCGGACTGCTTTGGGCTTGTTAATCATTCCAGCTTTTCTGGCTTTGTTGGTTCTTTTTGTGACTCATAAAAGATACCAAAAACTCAGTGCCATTCTGGTTGACTGTCAGCCAAAAGAACAAAATGACAAAGCTGGTGGCAAACGACAAGGATTAACTGAAAGCTTCTGGTGGTATATCACTGGCCTTGGGTTTTTGGCTGCTGGATATGTAGATTTTCCTTTGATTGCTTACCATTTTGGGCAAAAAAGTATTTTTAAAGAATATGAGATTCCTTTGCTTTATATGCTAGCAATGGGGGTAGATGCCATCGTGGCATTGGTAGCAGGCAGATTATTTGATAAAAGTGGCATAGGCTCAATGAGCTGGCCAATCATCCTTGGCTCTCTGTCCTCCCCTTTAATATTCCTCTTTCCGATTCGAACGGTTGCTATCATTGGAATAATTTTTTGGGGAATAGGCCTAGGGGTGCAAGAATCTGCGGTCAGAGCAGCTATTGCCTCCCTTGTTCCTATAGAAATAAGAGGAACAGCTTTTGGTATTTTTTATTTTGTCTTTGGTTTGTCTTGGTTCTTAGGAAGCTGTGCCATGGGCTTTCTTTACGATAAGTCTCTAGCCTATGTAGCTCTTAGCTCTTTTATTTTACAAATTCTTTCTCTTCCCTTATTAGAAAGGAGCCAGAAGAAAATTAAAGAGCAGAAAGAGGTTGTATAA
- a CDS encoding transposase, giving the protein MLPATRFSAASFGNRHRPCALLRIGISSLVSVNDRGTPQGLHVPRGSRERLPKLKNIGHRREHLWTQAYYVGMAGAVSAEVIRRYIAECQGK; this is encoded by the coding sequence ATGCTGCCGGCAACACGGTTTTCGGCTGCCAGCTTTGGAAACAGACATCGACCATGTGCATTGCTTCGTATCGGCATCTCCTCGCTGGTCTCCGTCAACGATCGTGGGACCCCTCAAGGGTTACACGTCCCGCGGGGCTCTCGGGAACGGCTCCCGAAGCTCAAGAACATTGGGCATCGCCGGGAACACCTATGGACGCAAGCTTACTATGTGGGAATGGCTGGTGCAGTATCTGCGGAAGTCATCCGTCGATACATCGCGGAATGCCAAGGGAAATAG
- a CDS encoding HesB/IscA family protein: MNTEVSFTRGSEKLCQITEKAALRLKEILEQSGRQEGALRISVVGGGCAGLQYEMNIVDGPETKDIMIDSKGVKLIVDPKSALFLSGSILDYSEDLLNQGFVVKNPNAVSHCSCGKSFAI; this comes from the coding sequence ATGAACACAGAGGTCTCTTTTACCAGGGGTTCTGAAAAACTATGCCAGATTACTGAGAAGGCGGCTTTAAGATTAAAGGAAATTCTAGAACAGAGTGGCAGGCAGGAAGGAGCCCTTCGTATTTCTGTTGTTGGAGGAGGATGTGCGGGGCTACAATATGAAATGAACATTGTGGATGGTCCAGAAACAAAGGATATTATGATCGATTCCAAAGGGGTCAAACTCATTGTGGATCCGAAAAGTGCGCTTTTTTTAAGCGGTTCTATTCTGGATTATTCGGAAGATTTGCTTAATCAAGGCTTCGTTGTTAAGAATCCCAATGCGGTTTCTCATTGTTCTTGTGGAAAAAGTTTCGCTATCTGA
- a CDS encoding DUF6941 family protein: MEQEPALCQAILFSDYVIREKGTDRLSIINSFNKLYFPHFPCLTPPFFLSIFLTHLRGKIDSLDITARVEDPHSGHVLASCSGKIGFPADSPSIEETTILDLTLPVTPFLVSQQGIYSVVILVNNEKIGERILPVLLLPPSFGVHSVLKPPPAPLQ; the protein is encoded by the coding sequence GTGGAACAAGAACCCGCTCTTTGTCAGGCTATATTGTTTTCTGACTATGTTATTAGGGAAAAAGGAACTGATAGGCTTTCGATCATTAATTCTTTTAACAAACTTTATTTCCCCCATTTTCCATGTTTGACTCCTCCTTTTTTCCTTTCTATTTTCTTGACGCATCTTCGAGGGAAAATCGATTCTCTTGATATTACGGCAAGGGTGGAAGATCCGCACTCAGGCCATGTGTTGGCTAGCTGCTCTGGAAAGATTGGGTTTCCAGCTGACAGTCCTTCGATTGAAGAAACAACTATTCTTGATCTAACGCTGCCTGTGACTCCATTTTTGGTTTCGCAGCAAGGCATCTACAGTGTCGTCATTCTTGTTAACAATGAAAAAATTGGAGAAAGGATTTTACCTGTTTTACTCTTGCCCCCAAGCTTTGGTGTTCATTCTGTGCTAAAACCTCCGCCTGCCCCTCTCCAATAA